ataaaaattgaaccctaaaccctaaactctaaccttatgttctgataccatattaaaggaaaataaagaatagggtaaatcccttgtgtatattgaacacatagggttatgtttatttaggaaaaagaaacatatgggctaagtccattacataaatatgagatatctaacaatatctataatatctcataatatcaaataatatttaattatatctaataatatctaacacgcctcatgcatcatgttcttagacctttcattggtaagtttgttgttgtttactttgatgatattctcatttatagcttatctttgaatgaccatgggttgcatgttaggcaagttttagaaacccttaggaaagaacatttgtatgctaatcttgctaaatgtatgtttgcacttgatcatatagaattcctagggtttgttgtgagtagcaaaggggtccatgtggacaaaacaaaggtgatggccattcaaaattggcctacaccgaaaacTTTGAATGAAGTCTGAAGTttccatggacttgcttctttctatagaagatttgtaccaaactttggtaccattgctgcacctctcaatgatatagtgaaaaaggatgtggtttttcaatggggagaagcacaacaaaaagcttttgagactttaaaagaaaaattgactaatgctcccatcttagcccttcctaatttcactaaaacatttgagattgagtgtgatgcttcaagtataggcattggggctgtcctccttcaagagggccaccccatagcttattttagtgagaaattgaagggaagtcatctcaattattccacttatgataaagaattatatgcacttgttagggctttgtttacttggcaacactatctttttcccaaagagtttgtgatacatagtgatcatgaatctcttaagtatttgaaaagccaaaacaagcttaacaagaggcatgctaagtgggtggaattcattgagcaatttccttatgtgatcaaacataagcaaggcaaagtaaacattgtggcggatgcactttctagaatatatactttgctaaatctttgaagttctcaatatcttggctttgatcacattaaggaactttatcatgatgaccttgatttttctctcatctatcaagagtgtcttaagggaggacacaaatatttttttatacaagatggctttctttttaaaggtaAACGTCTTTGTGTGCCTCAAAGTTCTATTAGATTATATTTTGTTAGAGAAGcccatgaggggggtttaatgggtcacttaggggttgctaaaactttggatgtgttgcatgaacatttcttttggcctcatatgcataaacatgttcatagtttgtgtgataaatgcatagcttgtcgcaaagctaaatctaagatgcatccccatggtttatattctcctcttcctatcccttcaatgccttgggttgacatatctatggatttcatcttaggattacccaagacatcaaagggaaaggactccatttttgtggtagtggatcgtttttcaaagatggctcactttattccttgccacaaagtggatgatgcatgtcatattgcaaacctcttctttcaagaagtggttcgcttgcatgggatccctagatCTATTGTGttcgatagagatcccaagttcttaagtcacttttggaagaccttgtggggcaagcttggaactaaacttttattttctaccacttgccacccacaaactgatggtcaaaccgaggtggtgaatagaactttgggacaactattgagatgtttcatTTCGGGGTCCTAGAGTGTgagagaatttactaccccatgttgagtttgcatataaccgtgtagtaaattctaccagctcacattctccttttgaggttgtctatgggtttaaccccttaacacctcttgatcttcttcctattcccattcttggagatgtcttgtgcaaagatgggaatgaaaaagcttcttttgtgaaaactttgcataaagacatcaagaagagaattgagaagaaggttggcaagtatactgaacttgccaataaaaggagaaaagcattgttgtttgaggaaggtgattgggtttggcttcatttgaggaaggatcgttttcctactcaaaggaagtccaaactaatgcctcgtggggatggacctttccaagtcctaaagaggattaatgacaatgcttatgagttagatatgcctgatacattcttaggtagacatacttttaatatcagtgatctaactcctttttctgtaggtctccagaattcgtggtcgaattctctccaactcggggagtatgatggagatcaagctcaagtggacatggaggccaatcatcaagagcaagaagaggttgaggctcaaatggaggacgctcatggagttcaaagcccacctcaaaggcttacaaggagcatgttcaaggctttaggagctaatggacgtttgttttctctttttgtaatttctttgtttgaaggtgcttagagggaaacataagaaacctcttttgtaaaagcatctttaggtttttagattaggagtcttaggggggtgtgcGTTTAGTAGGGAGGTGTAGatgtaatagggaggtgccaaactaagagaggaagtcacaccttcctcatgctctaggattggcgccactttcatgtaATTTGGGGGGGAactttgaatttaattagctttgcatttcagcacctctaggctataaattaaggtgctgcctttgtatttttcagattggaaattTGTATTAgtgaaactctactcaatttgagagagaattggagagctttgtgtcttcctcacttagtcttatcttgagagttctttggttacctcaagtggcggcatagcacactcatcttggagtctccatcctctaagtggcgtgattaTCCAACCaatcctccatcttcatgagctttctcttctctttccttccttctctttttatgttcatgtcttagcttgtttcctttgCTTTTCAGTTCGGTTTTCTAGTGTTCTTGTTGTTTTGCTTCGGTTCCTTTTTCTATTTGTTGTTCctcattgtttcttcttcatttctagcttaattgttcggtgcatttctgttcttatgcattttgttcggtgcttttgccttttcattcaatttgttcggttcaatttgacaatacatggaacttccatatgagtttggattttggtactagtcttggtgagttcttgatcatagaaccttgatccaattctatcataaagtgcctatctcatatccaactcaagatgattcctaagaatgtcaagaatcattcatattgtgctattggaatcatatcagtcCTTATGAACATGGTTTTCATTGGACAAATTAGGTTCACCTTTTTCCTGGTTTTCTTTTTCCGCCAACACTTCTTCCAAACGGCTAACAACTTTCTCTAGCGTACCAATGACGGCCGCTTGATGATCAAGTGCACGACTCAAGGCCTCGTTTTCTTTAACAATTTCTGCAAGTTCACGTATTTTTTTCGTCTTCCCTTTTTTTCCAGAGCAGGGTTCTTTCAAGGCCTCTTTGACAACTTCTTGATGAAGCTCTTCCTTTGTCAGAGGAACCTCAACAATAACATGTACATGAACATGATAATGACTTTAAACAAACCAGCAGGAAAAATGCAACATATTATATAcaccaaaaaataataataaactcaCTAAGTTTTTCTGCAGAGTAGAAGCAACTCCACTATCAGGAAATTTGACATCCTTCCAAAACAAAATTTGGGGGAACTTGGCACATCTACTTTGGCCTTTCGTCTTGGCGAATAAGACATGCTCCAACGCCCACATCTACATCATTCCAAAATAAGGCCAATATAATGATGAGTATAAACATTGATTATAATACAATGGATACATTAAGTATAAAATATGATACGGTGAATATACCTGCAACAGATAAACACAACCAACAAtgcaaaaataatttgaatttccTTTGTTGGTAATCGACATCGAAGCACAACACAAACTACCAACCAAATAGTCGTAAACTACACCACCCCAATCATACCGATGAAGACACTGAATGTTATCAATTATCTTAAACAACCCTAAAAATACCCTACCACTTCTATTTGGCAAGAGGAACTCTGACAAACCTAACAAAATGTATAACCTACAAAATTCATCGATACTACATTGCTTAGAACCATTGGCACGTTTGATTAGTTCATCGTAGATCATGTCAACACTGACATTTGTACTATGAAATATGGTCCTAGTCTGACAATCAATATTGTTATTACCCAAATCAATGTTCTCTCCAGCAACCCTGAAACCCAAACTTACATACACATCTAACCGTGTAAATGGAACAAATATAGATCGTATCCAAAAACCTCCCCTCCTCTCAACCCATCTGAAACATAGCTCCCGCAACAAAGTCTTACTCATTTTCAGTGTCTTTCCCAACGACAATATCCATGCAAATGGGGTTGCTTGAATACAACTTTTTTATTCCTCCGTTATCATGGTATTCATAACCCCTAAATACTTTGTTCTACAACACCGTCGCACTGCAACCTAAATACAAATACCAAACCAAAAACACAATGAAAATAAGTCCATAAAGAAATGCACAGATTAAATTTAGATAATTATTCAATCAAACCTGATCCTGACATTCCAATTCCTAGGCATCACTTGAAGTCTTTCTCATGTCCCACCTGTAACCAAACGACAATTCCATAATCCATACTCTATCCAATTCAACGAGTAAATCTGCTTACCTATTCACAGGACCACAAACACAACCACACAAGGCACACCACAACACACCAAAGGGCCACGACCCTACCCATGGCAAGGCCATGCACTGAACGGGAAAAGTGGTTACCCAAGTTAAAAACACTAATTACCTATTCAGAGGATGAACATGTGCCACAAAATCATACTCAATCCCACTCACAATGGTAGCATGCACCAACAAACAACCACACAAGGCACAACACAACACACTAAAGGGCCACGGCCCTACCCATGGCAAGGCCATGCACTGAACGGGAAAAGTGGTTACCCAGGTTCAAAAAAGTGGTTACCCAGGTTGCAAAAACTGGTTACCTATAAACAGCATGAACATGTGCCACTAAACCATACCCAATCCCACCTACAATGGTAGCATGCACCAACAAAAAACCACACAAGGCACAACACAACACACAAAAGGGCCACGACCCTACCCATGGCAAGGCCATACCTTGAACGGGAAAAGTGATTACCCAGGTTCAAAAAAATGGTTACCCAGGTTGCAAAAATTGGTTACGTATAAACAACATGAACGTGTGCCACAAAACCATACCCAATCACACCCACAATGGTAGCATGCACCAACAAACAACCACACAAGGCACAACACAACACACCAAAGGGCCACGACCCTACCCATGGCAAGGTCATGCACTGAACGGGAAAAGTGGTTACCCAGGTTCAAAAAAGTGGTTACCCAGGTTGCAAAAACTGGTTACCTATAAACAGCATGAACATGTGCCACAAAACCATACCCAATCACACCCACAATGGTAGCATGCACCAACAAACAACCACACAAGGCACAACACAACACACCAAAGGGCCACGACCCTACCCATGGCAAGGTCATGCACTGAACGGGAAAAGTGGTTACCCAGGTTCAAAAAAGTGGTTACCCAGGTTGCAAAAACTGGTTACCTATAAACAGCATGAACATGTGCCACAAAACCATACCCAATCACACCCACAATGGTAGCATGCACCAACAAACAACCACAAGGCACAACACAACACACCAAAGGGCCACGGCCCTACCCATGGCAAGGTCATGCACTAAACGGGAAAAGTGGTTACCCAGGTTCAAAAAAGTGGTTACCTATAAACAACATGAACATGTGCCACTAAACCATACCCAATCCCACCCACAATGGTAGCATGCACCAACAAACAACCACACAAGGCATAACACAACACACCAAAGGGCCACGACCCTACCCATGGCAAGGTCATGCCTTGAACGGGAAAAGTGGTTACCCAGGTTCAAAAAACTGCTTACCCAGGTTCCAAAAACTGGTTACCTATAAACAGCGTGAACATGTGCCGTAAACCCTAAAC
The sequence above is a segment of the Phaseolus vulgaris cultivar G19833 chromosome 2, P. vulgaris v2.0, whole genome shotgun sequence genome. Coding sequences within it:
- the LOC137809263 gene encoding uncharacterized protein, with the protein product MSKTLLRELCFRWVERRGGFWIRSIFVPFTRLDVYVSLGFRVAGENIDLGNNNIDCQTRTIFHSTNVSVDMIYDELIKRANGSKQCSIDEFCRLYILLGLSEFLLPNRSGRVFLGLFKIIDNIQCLHRYDWGGVVYDYLVGSLCCASMSITNKGNSNYFCIVGCVYLLQMWALEHVLFAKTKGQSRCAKFPQILFWKDVKFPDSGVASTLQKNLVPLTKEELHQEVVKEALKEPCSGKKGKTKKIRELAEIVKENEALSRALDHQAAVIGTLEKVVSRLEEVLAEKENQEKGEPNLSNENHVHKD